CACTCACCATGAatttattacttggtacgattCGGTGTACTTGTCGGTAGTTTGTGGTTTATAAAATCCGCATTACTCAGcaattatttttaacatatgCTTCATGTTTTCATCTTTTGAACCCAAAGTCAgcttttctatcttattttgacATCCATCCTTTCATGgatttcttcactttttttttgaacttttcaaattttttcaacatCACTAATTTCATAAGTCCAGATGAAATAATTGAACCTAACGTCAACCTTCTGCATGGATTCATCAGAGAACGAATTGAGCTATTTCACAGAAGTTGCATAAcaaattttttgtcaaaaacagAATAGCAAGCAATGACATATATCCCATAACAGACATCGCTTCGTGGGTTTTACTAAACTCGAGCATCACTACATCAAATCCAAGCAAACACTTGTCATTGTTGTAATTAAATTTCTTCGTCTGCTAATTCTTCAATATAGAAGAAAAACCACCACAAATACTAGCACAAGTTTAGTTTATGTTCTTCCTTTGTTGAGTTGTGAATATTTTTGTCGGAGAAGATTTACAAATTTTCCAATCTAAACTTATGCGAAGAGGATGTAGAAGAtgtaactttattatttttaattacttttatttctaaaattttgagGTCAATAACTGTATAGTGCCACTTGGGACAAAACGTGTCACTTGTTATCCCCAATTAACAGAAACATTAATGAAATGATAGAATGATAGATGTAATTAGCAGAACATATAACTGATtaccaaggttgcgagaaccggatCGGTCAGTAAACCGGTGAGGTCACTGGTTCAATGGTTCACTGGTTCGACCGGGGTTCAACCGGGattcaaccggtttaattaaatattaaataaaattattaaaaaacttaaaatagtcttaagtatataaattcaatgatctctaacttaataaaatttgatatttcacataataaattatccatTACTTAATATTAGAGGTtcacaaacaacttcaaacatcaaagtttataagtaaacaaaaaataaaacgtaCATAATGACAAACCCATaatgttctacattcaaaagatacaattactagcaagttttcaactaatcaaaggtgcaactcatcaaaaatcataattatcattaagTGTTCCAACATCTCCATCATAAGCAAGTAATCCAAAGCCACCATCATCAGAAGTACCACCAAAAGAAGCTGTATTTGAAGAATCAGCAACATTAGGAAAATCCACATCAAGTTCCACATCTCCtccatctaataaaataaaatagaaaaccaagaaaaaattaaaattacaactTTACATCAGATATTGAGAGGAAATGAAACAAGTTTTTCTATTTCAATCACCTGTAGGATATGAAGGCATAGCATTATccgtataaattaaattttcaatgcCTTCGATGTCTCCATTAGTAAATTCAGGATCACCTTCATCCGGCATTACCCAAAAATCTACTGTGTCAATGCTTTGAATGTCAATTGGATCATAATTCTTCTTCTTGCGATGCATTCTAGATTGAAGGCGTAGATTATAAGTGACATAAACAATGTCACTTAGCCTTTGATGCTCTAATCAGTTCCTCCTCTTTGAATGGATTTGTTCAAAGAGGCTCCAGTTCCTCTCGTAGCCGGATGATGAAgatgtttgatgaagaagacgaaCTGCCATTTTTTGCAAGTTAGGAGCACTCTCACCATGTAGCCtccaccattcacctatcaGAATATGTAATTCAACCATCAACTctcattcaatatttaaaaatcattCAAAGTAAATTGAACATAGAAATATAAATACTTACCAGGTTCAAGTCTCTTAATTGCTTTCAATGCACTTTCCCTTCCAAAACTTCCTTTTCGATCTGATACAACTGTATCTCTTGCATTGCGGCAACCGAGTCATCGCAAAGAGtttcaatatcaaataaatcaaGCAAAGACCTCAATATATTTGCCTTCTCAACAAACCCCTCACTATAGAAGTAATCTGGATTCAAAAAGTATGCTGCTGCATGGAGGTCACGCTTCAAATGCTTATCCCACCACATTTTCAAGATACTTGTATGAGGTGTGTATGCAGATTTCCTATTTCTAAACATTGTCTTGATATTAAGTTTGGCTCTTTGCATGCCCGCATACACGATACCCAGAGAAGGTTTCTCATCAGCATCAACAAGCCTCAATAACTTAATTAGAGGACCAACAAGCATAACAGTAGTAAAACAATCCTCCCAAAACTTACtatccaagataattgaactaaCCATCTTCCCATTGACACTCTTGGATAATTTATGAGAAGTGAAATATTTGTCCACCACCAATGCTTGCAAGTGTTCTTTATGATCATATATACTTTTCAAAGTAATGAATACAGTAGCAAAACGTGTTACTCCTGGTCGaacaatttctttccattcttttctttttctaagccATGACAAGAAAATCATATGATTGTAAACAAAGATAGTCACTTTTGAAGCACGAGAGGCAAGGTCAGCTATATGAGGAAGACTTGCTATGTCTTTCAAGATAAGATTGATGCAATGAGCAGCACAAGGAGACCAAAAAATGTTTGGATACTTTTCTTGAATGAGTTTTCCAGTAGATACATAATTCGCAGCATTATCAGTAACCACATGCACAATGTTACTAGACCCAACCCACTCAATAACCTCAGCAAACAATTTAAACAAGGTATCGGCAGTTTTTATCATATCAGAAGCATCAACAGACTTAACAAATGACATACCAGCAGGACAATAAACTAGAAAATTAATTAACGTACGCTGCCTTTGATCAGTCCAGCCATCTGCCATCAGTGTACAACCAGTCCTTTTCCACGAGCTCCTATAACCTTCCACAAGCAACTGACACTCCTTTTTAAGATCGGCCAGCAAATGAACTCTCATTTCATCATACGACGGTCCCTTGAAACCAGGTCCAATTGCAGCAACGCCGTCCAAGGCAGGTTGAAAGTAAGGCGATTGAATTGCATTGAATGGAATCCGTGCATCAATGATCCATCTTGCAAGCCCCAACTTAACCTTGTGTTTAACTTGTTTACTGGCCAAGACACTTTTCAAAGCTGGTTGAGAGCCTGGTGTAGTCCTTTCCTTAAAATAACTTCCAATTGGAGTAGCAGCAATCGCTCTTCTCTTTCCTTTGTCTCCCATTGTTGCAGGAGCCGGAGGTTGTACAGGATTAGGCGCTTCACCCTCTTCTTCCGCTTGTGTTTCACTTTCCACATCATAACAATCAGctgtatattttcttttttctgccttattttttttgttttcctccAAAAGTCTTTTGAATTGAAGTTCAACATCTTCAGTTACTttgttacaaattttaatttgtccAGGGATCTTTGCAAGATGATATTTCATTCTATATATCCCCCCTCCGTTGTAAGTATTCAAGCAAAAAATACATGTATATTGAGCcttgttatttttgtcatacTTCACTGTAAAATACTGCCAAGCTGGATCAGATTTACCTCTGGATGAATCAGTTTGAGAATCTTGTGGCTGTGGGTTACTTTGTGATTGTTCCATCTATAACAATCAGAAAACCAAAGACCAGAAAACTTCAGCAACAATGCAAAACATCAAAACATATTCAAAATCAATAACagcaattcaaaaaataatgaaacagcAACCAGAAGCAGGTAACAGAAGCAGCAATGCAAAACAGAAGCAGGTAACAGAAGCAGCAATACAAAACAGAAGCATCATAACAGAAGCAACAATGCAAAACAGAAGCAGGTAACAGAAGCAGCAATGCAAAACAGAAGCAGGTAACAGAAGCAGCAAAAAATATTCATCATGATTCATGAAGCAGGTAACAGAAGCAGCAATACAAAACAGAAGCATCATAACAGAAGCAGCAATGCAAAACAGAAGCAGGTAACAGAAGCAGCCAAAAAATATTCATCATGATTCATAAAGCAGGTAACAGAAGCAGCAATGCAAaacatattcaaaataaaaaacatcaaTCATGAAAATCAAGAAGGAGGCATATAATAGGCAAGCTCACAGAACTTCAGAAAATCAAAATCCAATTTCATAAAGGCAGCATTGTGGATGATTGTGGGTGGCGACGAGGAGGCAGGCTCGGCCGGTGGTGGTCGCTGTTGCTGTCGATGGTTGTGGATGGCGACGAGGAGGCGGGCTCGGCCGGTGGTGGTCGCGGGCTCGGGTATGGTGGCCTTGGTGGCCTTGATGGCTGTGGGTGGCGCCGAAGAACAATTAGGTTAGGGGAAAGGGGAAGAAAGGGAAAGAAAGGGGGGAGTATCAGATTAGGGTTAGTCATTTGGCGAagggttttctttttttttttttaaaatgccaaaacgacgtcgtttggcAGCTGAATTTGCAAACCACTAAACCGCAAAAAAATTAGACGATTCTTCCGGTTCGCCGGTTAACCGCCGGTTCGACCGGTTTTTTGGTCGATTTTTTGCCAGGCGGTTATTAGCATTACCCGGACCGATTAGACGACCGGTTCCTGGTTTTTCCGGTTGAACCGGCCGATCCggtccgattttcagaaccatgcTGATTACatttaattcattaaattattattatgtactTTTATTCTCTGTGTAATTATTTATGTGTACATTTgtctattcttttatttaattaaacatttttattttaagatatattattttaaactattcaaacattaataattatttttgatattaaattgacaataatattttttaaaattatagactAATGAAATGTTAATCTCAAATATAGTacaatttaatttaagatacagacaaaattaaaactctTAAATTTTTGAGGtacataacaaattaaaaaaattaaaatcttaaaatcaaattcttcaattttaatttcttcaactattttaaaaaataaaaattataatattaaattatatcacTCATTCAATTCGAgaaaggaaaaaattaaagtttatcCCTCATACGTTatgtttaatatttatttttcggTGATGGTCCTTTTTTGTTGATatctttaatattaaaaaagatgtttaggaataacaaaataatatattatttctagaaaaccaaaagaaacaaaagaaaaaggcaaGAAAACAAGGTGAAAAAAACTACAAAAGCCACATATTCCAGGCTCCAGCGCCTCTTCTGTTCCCTGCCAACCCTGGTCGTAATCTTGTACACTCACACACACTACAGTACACACACTTCCTCAGTCCAAAAGACCAAAACCAAGCGAACCAAAAATCAAGCAAACACATACCTTCCGATGTTGTCATCGCCCATACTTGTCTCCCTCACTTTCTTCATTTCCCTCCCTCTCGTCCTACTCTTCTCCCCACAATTCCTCACCACCTCTTACCTCCCCTTCACCTCCGACACTCACGACCACACCCTCTTCCGCCGCGCCAGCGTCACCGCTGCtcacaccaccaccaccaccacaaacAACCCCAAAATTGCCTTCCTCTTCCTCACAAACTCCAACCTCTCCTTTGCCCCCCTGTGGGAGAAATTCTTCTCCGGCCATCGCCATCTCTTCAACATCTACATCCACGCGGACCCGTCCTCCACCGTCGCCGATCCTGGCGGCGTCTTTCGACGCCGCTTCATCCCTTCCAAGAAAACCAACCGCGCCTCACCTTCCCTCATATCTGCCGCCCGCCGCCTCTTGGCATCCGCCCTCATCGACGATCCCCACAACCAATATTTCGCCCTCGTCTCCCAACGCTGTGTTCCTCTATTGTCGTTTCGATTCGTTTACAGTTACTTATTTTGCAACTCAATCCACTCCAGTTTCATAGAGATACTCTCCAACGAGACCAACCTGTATGACAGGTATGTAGCTCGTGGAGAAAACGCCATGCTGCCGGAAGTGCCGTACGAGGAATTCCGGGTCGGGTCACAGTTCTTTGTCCTGGCCCGGAAGCATGCGGCGGTTGTGGTGAGGGACAAGAAGCTGTGGAGGAAGTTCCGGCTTCCATGCGTGACAGAGGAACCGTGTTACCCAGAGGAGCACTACTTTCCGACGCTGCTGTCCATGGAGGACAGGAAGGGGTGCACCGGATTCACACTCACAAGGGTTAATTGGACCGGTTGCTGGGACGGGCATCCTCATCTGTATACGCCGTCGGAGGTTTCGCCGGGGCTCATTCGCCGGCTAAGAGTGTCAAATTCGAGCTACCCGTTCCTCTTCGCGAGAAAGTTCTCGCCGGAGTGTCTCGCGCCGCTTATGGAAATCGCTGATGATGTCATTTTCCGGGACTGAATTGACATCGGTAAGTACTTTTTTAAGCATGCTATGTCAAATTACTGTCAAATATTCTTTTCTTATGATCTTATCTTTGATGCAAATGTCATCATTTTgactattaattttaatgttttcttCCCTAATtatcaaatcatatttttaattccTAATTGTGGAATAGAGCATATCCAAATTCATTcaatagcttgaaaacataagTAAAAGCACCCAATATTTGTTTATTTCGAGGAAATGGTCAAATTAGTCCTTGAAAAATTACTCTTTCTATAAATTAGAAATTGGTTAttgatagatttttttaatcaaattcgttttttttaaattttaaattagtcatattAGTATCACTTTCATGGCTAATAGCATCAGAATTTGTTAGTGTGGTATGTTAACATCATAACACACATCTAGTAggactattaatattattaatttataaaattagatcaaataaaCCAAAATTGAGTAATTCCAATGCCTCAAATTATATTCTCAATTAAGTTTTGGTTttatctaatttcataaattattatGTTAATAGTTAATTAAGACTCCTAGATGTGTGTTGGGATGTGACTTAACGTGTTATATTAGCAAATTTTGACACcataaacaaagaaagtaatgaAATGACTaacatgactaatttaaaatctttaaaggacgaatttgattaataaaatctTTCGGAGACCAATTTGGAGAACGAGTGATCTTTCATGGATTAATTTGACCATTTACTCTATTTATtttgcaaaaaataaagatttttagGATGATAGATAATTTCTCTCTAAATATTGTAAAATCCAATATAAGATTTCTAAATCTGATCATTTACACACagaaaaagtgagaaaaaaaCCTATCACAAAAGGGAAAAGAGAATGTATTGATCTGAAATAAGAGTAGAAATTTCACTACGTAGAACCTCCCTAAGGTCAATTCCTGAATTGCATCCAGTGTGAAACAAAGAATTGGTAAAGTTTATCCTGTGGATTTAGATACCTTGTGTGTATGTTAGAGATATGATGCTGGTGGTAGATATTCCGTCTTGTGGTTTCACTTTCAATTGATTTATATCTGCACTAGTTCTCATAATTTCTTTGGTTGCACCCTTCCACGTTACTATTGTAGACCCAAAACGGCTTTTGCTTATAGCAAGTCTCCATGATTGGTTATTATTCAGATACCCGACTTTGGAGTGGATAAAGTACTAGTTAGTTTGGATTGGCTTAGTTGAGTCTAAGGGCCATGAGGAATTATTCTTGTAGAATTGCGTTAACAATATTACTTGTGTTATTAAAGCAACTCAGGGTAAATTCATTAGTTTGGTGTAGGCATGTAGTCTAAGGCTTTGGGGCATTTGATCTTGTTCACGAGTTTAattatttggaggaaaatgttTTTGTTGGAGGGAGGTGTATTGAACCTCTAAACCTTCCAAAACTCCTCTTTTCAAGTTGGCGTGTGTTTGCAAGCttgcaaaaagaaaaggaaagcttTGGAGGGGAGGAAGGGAAAATAAAACCAGGACTTACAAGTTTCGCTTGATCAAGAGTTTGAAATATAAAAGAAGGGCAATAGAGGACTTAGTATATATTTTGACAATATATTCtttcataaaataatttattggaattagtatattttataaatagtaCAATAATTTAGTAGGGATAAAAATGTAcggtcaaataaaataaaatgaaaNNNNNNNNNNNATAATACTTGCGAACTATATTAAATCCTTCAAAGGCTTTCTCTCCAAAACTTCTTATACCAAACTTGCAATGTCACCCTAGAATTCTGGAGTTTTAATcagattttaatataattacagttttattttctaattttctaataaattattgaaatattgtATGTCTATAATTCTATACATATAAATTCCAATACATTATTCTAATTAATGTATTAGGGATGGCTTTATAAATGTTGGTCGAGAAATGTTAGGGGACTatcagaatttattgtttttgaccATCACTTAGCTAGCAACTCAATTCCTTTAGTTTAGTAATCCAGCAACATACTTTATtccatacttttaaatattaatggaTAGCTGATGGCCAAAACCAATAAATTCTGATGACCCTCTAGCATTCATCATGTAGATATGCACTTCTATTGTCATTTTATGATCCATCCTTGCAGAGGTTGTATCAAAAATCATGAGAGAATACATAAAGAAGTCTTCAACATTAGTACATAACTGAATTAGGAAGTATACTTATCAGAGGTATCTAAATGTGCCTAAGTCTGTTGTCAATTTGATAACTTCTGCGTGGTGAACACCATATGATGTGTGGCTATGTCGTTTGTTGTACTCAATCCTCTTTATctcaaaacttaaaaaatagtGACGAGCATTTTATTCACGTTTCATATGGGTCCTAATTTTGAGTATATTTATGCACCAATTTGTTCAGGACAATCAATACCAGCTTTAGCCACCTAAAGCGTGTGAACAGATAGGATGTCCATATTTCAAAGCAAATTGGTTCCCTTTTACTCAGTTATttaccttttctttctttcctttagttttctttcttttattttaagctAAACGGGAGCTTCAACTTTTGGAGACACCTAACTTGGTTTGCCCTTCGGTTTTCGGGTATATGCCTTTTTTTTCCAGGGAATCTTTGATGAGTTCGGGAATACTAAAGACATCTTAATGTAAAATGCCAATGTCTTGGAGTCTTCTTGATGTGTATAGAAAATTCGATTGCTT
This sequence is a window from Arachis duranensis cultivar V14167 chromosome 2, aradu.V14167.gnm2.J7QH, whole genome shotgun sequence. Protein-coding genes within it:
- the LOC107474242 gene encoding glycosyltransferase BC10 encodes the protein MLSSPILVSLTFFISLPLVLLFSPQFLTTSYLPFTSDTHDHTLFRRASVTAAHTTTTTTNNPKIAFLFLTNSNLSFAPLWEKFFSGHRHLFNIYIHADPSSTVADPGGVFRRRFIPSKKTNRASPSLISAARRLLASALIDDPHNQYFALVSQRCVPLLSFRFVYSYLFCNSIHSSFIEILSNETNLYDRYVARGENAMLPEVPYEEFRVGSQFFVLARKHAAVVVRDKKLWRKFRLPCVTEEPCYPEEHYFPTLLSMEDRKGCTGFTLTRVNWTGCWDGHPHLYTPSEVSPGLIRRLRVSNSSYPFLFARKFSPECLAPLMEIADDVIFRD
- the LOC107474246 gene encoding uncharacterized protein LOC107474246, whose product is MEQSQSNPQPQDSQTDSSRGKSDPAWQYFTVKYDKNNKAQYTCIFCLNTYNGGGIYRMKYHLAKIPGQIKICNKVTEDVELQFKRLLEENKKNKAEKRKYTADCYDVESETQAEEEGEAPNPVQPPAPATMGDKGKRRAIAATPIGSYFKERTTPGSQPALKSVLASKQVKHKVKLGLARWIIDARIPFNAIQSPYFQPALDGVAAIGPGFKGPSYDEMRVHLLADLKKECQLLVEGYRSSWKRTGCTLMADGWTDQRQRTLINFLVYCPAGMSFVKSVDASDMIKTADTLFKLFAEVIEWVGSSNIVHVVTDNAANYVSTGKLIQEKYPNIFWSPCAAHCINLILKDIASLPHIADLASRASKVTIFVYNHMIFLSWLRKRKEWKEIVRPGVTRFATVFITLKSIYDHKEHLQALVVDKYFTSHKLSKSVNGKMVSSIILDSKFWEDCFTTVMLVGPLIKLLRLVDADEKPSLGIVYAGMQRAKLNIKTMFRNRKSAYTPHTSILKMWWDKHLKRDLHAAAYFLNPDYFYSEGFVEKANILRSLLDLFDIETLCDDSVAAMQEIQLYQIEKEVLEGKVH